One stretch of Shewanella sp. Arc9-LZ DNA includes these proteins:
- a CDS encoding acylneuraminate cytidylyltransferase: MTKTLAIVGARLNSSRLAKKHLLSLADEPMIGHIWRRLKLCSQVDSTELATTADSFNQPLIDWANIHQINCHPFYGDVNDLMARLDKIIQREAPAYILYICGDCPLIDPGFIDHGLSTLKASGKDSITLREGVKTLHEGISFYSRHGWEKLMTASQCIMSREHVGYADTLTPVLNKESINDSSDFSKIDHRISVDTQADYLFMAEVYQRWYDCHPTNSIVSLAWVQQQLITDSLLANINTHVAQKAADKQYAKASLYCHLGENIGLGHFRRIKLIADALQEYLSIGCTIHVLHDGKSLANGDSKIKWYQTEAQLLKVITSDSNPLLLLDFHPKFISLVELTQALLPPKQRGAKLIGIDKLASLLPTLDWLFIPSFNTTLRGEKISTGWKNYLFKTMPKRDKQHQILVLTGGSDALHYGDEFPSMLENLQLNWPIIWIQGPLAKPPIIRQGANIKVLKDPQNLYGLIAESEIVLSCYGLSLFESIFSNAATLLLPPQHLCDDEELQNLSEEKCCLISKSLADACTQLVDLVASETARNTLKKKAKKVFADHKGITQLIDDITQLMKDSQI; this comes from the coding sequence ATGACTAAGACGCTTGCTATTGTGGGTGCACGGCTTAATTCAAGCCGTCTCGCGAAGAAGCACCTGCTTTCACTTGCCGACGAACCCATGATTGGGCATATTTGGCGTCGTCTAAAATTGTGTAGCCAAGTAGACAGCACGGAGCTTGCCACCACAGCCGACAGTTTTAACCAACCGCTGATCGATTGGGCTAACATTCATCAGATAAACTGTCATCCCTTCTATGGTGATGTTAACGACCTTATGGCTAGACTAGATAAGATCATTCAAAGAGAAGCACCGGCCTATATTCTCTATATATGCGGTGATTGCCCCTTGATTGATCCGGGCTTTATCGACCACGGCCTCAGCACCTTAAAGGCTTCAGGTAAGGATAGCATCACATTGCGGGAGGGGGTTAAGACACTGCATGAAGGAATATCTTTTTATAGCCGCCATGGATGGGAAAAATTGATGACGGCAAGCCAGTGTATAATGTCGCGCGAACACGTAGGATACGCTGACACACTGACACCAGTGTTAAATAAAGAGAGCATCAATGACAGTAGCGATTTTTCTAAAATTGACCACAGAATATCGGTAGATACCCAAGCCGACTATCTCTTTATGGCTGAGGTATATCAACGTTGGTATGATTGCCATCCTACCAATTCCATTGTGAGTTTAGCCTGGGTACAACAACAGCTTATTACTGATTCTCTACTGGCCAATATCAACACTCATGTCGCTCAAAAAGCCGCCGATAAGCAATATGCTAAAGCTAGCCTATATTGCCACCTAGGCGAAAATATTGGCTTAGGACATTTTAGACGTATAAAATTAATCGCCGATGCACTGCAGGAATATCTTAGCATCGGTTGCACTATTCATGTTCTACACGATGGTAAGTCATTGGCAAATGGCGATTCTAAGATAAAATGGTATCAAACTGAAGCTCAACTGCTAAAAGTCATTACATCAGATAGTAATCCACTATTACTCCTCGACTTTCATCCAAAGTTTATATCTCTTGTCGAACTCACTCAGGCCTTATTACCCCCTAAACAAAGAGGAGCAAAGCTTATTGGCATAGATAAATTAGCTTCATTGCTTCCTACGCTAGATTGGTTATTCATTCCAAGTTTTAATACAACCTTAAGAGGTGAAAAAATATCTACAGGCTGGAAAAACTACTTATTTAAGACCATGCCTAAACGAGATAAACAACATCAAATTTTGGTACTAACTGGTGGCAGTGACGCTTTACACTATGGCGATGAATTCCCCTCCATGCTGGAAAATTTGCAGTTAAATTGGCCTATAATCTGGATTCAAGGCCCCTTGGCTAAGCCTCCAATAATCCGACAGGGTGCAAACATAAAGGTTTTAAAAGATCCACAAAACCTTTACGGACTCATCGCTGAATCAGAAATAGTTTTATCTTGTTATGGTCTATCCCTATTTGAATCGATCTTTTCTAACGCTGCCACTTTATTATTACCGCCACAGCATCTTTGTGATGATGAAGAATTACAAAATCTTTCGGAAGAGAAATGTTGCCTAATAAGTAAGTCTCTAGCCGATGCCTGCACTCAATTGGTTGATCTAGTTGCTAGCGAAACAGCAAGAAACACTTTGAAAAAAAAGGCTAAAAAGGTATTTGCGGATCATAAAGGGATAACACAGCTTATTGACGACATCACACAACTGATGAAAGATAGTCAAATTTAA
- a CDS encoding glycoside hydrolase — translation MPIYTQSHNIYAIFHLNLAFSSIDSSDHRRVIEDCYWPILQTIVNEGIPIGIELTGYTLECIQAIDPNWVSKLKFLLKDDRCDLIASGYSQIIGPLIPATVNQENLRLGQQSYQNLLGATPRIAYLNEQTVSASILDIYIDAGFEAVVIEWDNPYSNSPDWQLKMLNRPQSLLSASGRQIKVIWNHATAFQRFQRYVHSELTIGDYSDYLEQAIQPDTLAFPVYGSDAEVFDFRPGRYHTEEVQIRGEWERITQLFKALETNKKYNWIKISKLLSLWRQDSPLKLTNAEHPVAVKKQAKYNICRWGLSGRNDLLLNTLCYQRFKELNDQKSGDEEWRNLCRLWASDLRTHLTQIRYEALHIKSHRSNEPIFTPWEHKAEIRIQYDNERRRLQINTQEIALTLNCNRGLAIDSLAFSSHDFVPITGTLPQGYFDHINHGVDFYTNHLLIERFLNRDRVTDLNRVNYELAQQDGGLIIYCRQSLKSGLLLKWYRLNGEILHTGFHFEDTLRPEASIRLGFLTLLDCEARAWYQTHLGGIDAESFQISQDMDQGAPISSIVSSTSALGATDGSISFGNKNRGVQVSWDPALCAALPMISSKQIGSQYLNRLWFSLAEADETLKSGGSLLDFEFCITPRESLV, via the coding sequence ATGCCTATTTATACCCAAAGCCATAATATTTATGCTATTTTTCATTTAAATCTCGCTTTTTCCTCTATAGATAGTAGCGATCATAGAAGAGTCATAGAGGATTGCTATTGGCCTATACTGCAAACCATCGTAAACGAAGGTATACCTATAGGTATTGAGTTAACTGGTTATACTTTAGAATGTATTCAAGCTATAGACCCTAATTGGGTTAGCAAGCTTAAGTTTTTACTGAAAGATGATCGCTGCGATCTTATTGCTAGTGGCTATAGTCAGATCATTGGCCCACTAATTCCAGCTACAGTTAATCAAGAGAATCTCAGACTAGGACAACAATCTTACCAAAATCTCCTAGGTGCGACCCCTCGGATTGCCTATCTGAATGAACAAACTGTTTCAGCGAGCATTTTAGATATTTATATCGATGCAGGATTTGAAGCAGTTGTAATTGAGTGGGATAACCCATACTCGAACAGTCCTGACTGGCAACTAAAGATGCTTAATAGACCGCAATCTTTATTGAGTGCGAGTGGCAGACAAATTAAGGTGATTTGGAACCATGCTACTGCCTTCCAGAGGTTTCAGCGTTATGTTCACAGTGAGCTTACTATAGGTGACTATAGCGACTATTTAGAACAGGCTATACAACCTGATACCCTTGCATTTCCAGTGTATGGTAGCGACGCTGAAGTCTTTGATTTTCGTCCTGGGCGTTACCATACAGAAGAGGTTCAAATAAGAGGCGAGTGGGAACGCATAACGCAGTTGTTTAAAGCACTAGAGACAAACAAGAAATATAATTGGATAAAAATATCCAAACTTTTATCTTTGTGGCGTCAAGATTCCCCTCTAAAGCTAACCAATGCTGAACACCCTGTAGCAGTAAAAAAGCAGGCAAAGTATAATATATGTCGCTGGGGGCTAAGTGGTCGCAATGACTTATTACTCAACACCCTATGCTATCAAAGATTCAAGGAACTAAATGACCAGAAAAGTGGCGATGAAGAATGGCGCAACCTGTGCCGTCTTTGGGCTAGCGATTTAAGGACGCATTTAACACAAATCCGATATGAAGCACTACATATAAAATCACATAGGAGTAATGAGCCAATCTTTACACCATGGGAGCATAAAGCCGAGATTAGGATTCAATATGACAATGAGCGCCGAAGGCTACAGATAAATACCCAAGAGATAGCATTGACTCTCAACTGTAACCGGGGTTTGGCGATTGACTCACTGGCTTTTTCTAGCCATGATTTTGTTCCAATAACTGGCACTTTACCTCAGGGATACTTTGATCATATTAATCATGGCGTCGACTTTTATACTAACCACCTATTAATTGAGCGATTTCTAAACCGCGATAGAGTTACCGATCTCAACAGAGTAAATTATGAACTTGCACAGCAAGATGGTGGACTAATCATCTACTGTCGTCAGTCGCTTAAAAGTGGATTGTTACTAAAATGGTATCGTCTCAATGGTGAAATTTTGCACACTGGATTCCATTTTGAAGATACGCTTAGACCAGAGGCCTCAATAAGGCTAGGTTTCTTAACGCTGCTAGATTGTGAAGCAAGAGCTTGGTATCAGACACATTTGGGCGGTATAGACGCGGAATCTTTTCAAATTAGTCAAGATATGGACCAAGGAGCACCAATTTCCTCTATCGTATCTAGTACTAGTGCACTTGGGGCTACAGACGGTTCAATCAGTTTTGGTAATAAAAATAGGGGCGTACAAGTTAGCTGGGATCCAGCCCTCTGTGCTGCCTTACCTATGATATCTTCTAAACAAATAGGCTCTCAGTATTTAAATCGTCTCTGGTTCTCACTCGCCGAAGCCGATGAGACCTTAAAATCTGGCGGTAGCCTGCTTGATTTTGAATTTTGTATTACCCCAAGGGAGTCTCTAGTATGA
- a CDS encoding bifunctional 2-polyprenyl-6-hydroxyphenol methylase/3-demethylubiquinol 3-O-methyltransferase UbiG, with the protein MADINSGFHLHSGKVIDSRHGYDVIDCKECGFKHVMPMPTPEELEQVYREEYYTKDKPLFLSQSNEDAAWWERVFSDRFDTFEANLPQKSRRVFDVGAGPGFFLHHGLQRGWTTQGIEPSKQASEHAKELGVDVVTDFLSPTSVANFEPFDVVHACNVLEHIPNPIELLGCISELIKDEGLLCISVPNDYNPFQKTVRELDGLEPWWLAPPHHLNYFDVSSLTQLLNNSGFDVFLKESSFPIDMFLLMGDNYVGNDELGRACHKKRMKFEMSLIESGQNDLKRAWYQSMAEVGIGREICLYARKRSK; encoded by the coding sequence ATGGCTGACATAAACAGCGGATTCCATTTGCACAGTGGTAAAGTCATCGATTCTCGTCATGGTTATGATGTTATCGATTGCAAAGAGTGTGGTTTTAAACATGTGATGCCTATGCCGACTCCAGAAGAGTTAGAGCAAGTTTATCGCGAAGAGTATTATACTAAAGATAAACCACTATTTTTGAGCCAAAGTAATGAAGATGCAGCATGGTGGGAACGAGTTTTCTCCGACCGATTCGACACTTTTGAAGCCAATTTGCCTCAGAAAAGTAGAAGAGTATTTGATGTCGGCGCAGGCCCTGGTTTTTTCCTTCACCATGGGTTGCAGCGTGGTTGGACAACACAAGGCATTGAGCCATCAAAGCAAGCAAGTGAGCATGCTAAAGAACTTGGCGTTGATGTCGTCACCGACTTTTTAAGCCCAACCAGCGTTGCTAATTTTGAGCCCTTCGATGTGGTTCATGCTTGTAATGTATTGGAGCATATCCCCAATCCTATTGAGCTATTAGGTTGTATAAGCGAGCTGATAAAGGATGAAGGGCTTTTGTGTATTTCGGTACCCAATGATTATAACCCTTTTCAAAAGACAGTAAGAGAGCTTGATGGCCTTGAGCCATGGTGGTTAGCGCCGCCACATCATCTTAATTACTTTGATGTAAGTTCATTGACACAATTGCTCAATAATTCTGGATTCGACGTCTTTTTAAAGGAATCTAGCTTTCCTATCGATATGTTTTTATTGATGGGGGATAACTACGTCGGTAATGACGAGTTAGGCAGAGCTTGCCATAAGAAAAGAATGAAGTTTGAAATGAGCCTAATTGAATCTGGCCAAAACGATTTAAAAAGGGCGTGGTATCAATCGATGGCTGAAGTAGGGATTGGTCGAGAGATCTGCCTATATGCTCGTAAGCGCAGCAAATAA
- a CDS encoding methyltransferase domain-containing protein — protein MIKTKVLVQASSRSWAGGVDICMGMVEDEIAVVRTIRRVLCHFAGFDVVLVAPEFDRGGELDDIVKLIDDQRLSLYYGHNASPLNRMIEASHDLSDTDFVVRVDGIHFCFDPQASLSMLDIAISKQLDCIKLPDDFPVHFTSEIFRVGALKAIDAELTQAEDAKYRVHPKYYFSMNAQRFSVEFLADLPCYSDEYLAECRRLATQIYAIPRQEVNEHRIVSGDRLGFHYELALQHLKPDMKIIDIACADGYGVNIMSSHLKEVHGADLDELSVEFAKQNNSAANTEYFVEDITKLSFSDESYDAVTSFETLEHVPEHECLSEIKRVLKPGGVLVLSTPQNSIGHIPVNSCHLIEYSLNELLALVNQYFIVVKVIGIKAGIIYDETDPYGTNTVLICVKPNNKD, from the coding sequence ATGATAAAAACAAAAGTACTAGTACAAGCCAGTTCGCGTTCATGGGCGGGTGGTGTCGATATCTGCATGGGCATGGTTGAAGACGAAATAGCCGTTGTTCGTACTATTCGACGCGTTTTGTGCCACTTTGCTGGTTTTGATGTAGTGTTAGTTGCGCCTGAATTTGATCGTGGCGGCGAGCTGGATGATATAGTTAAACTTATTGATGACCAACGTTTGTCTCTTTATTACGGTCATAATGCCAGTCCGCTTAACCGAATGATCGAAGCGAGCCATGACCTAAGTGACACCGACTTCGTGGTCCGCGTTGATGGTATTCATTTTTGCTTCGACCCACAAGCGAGCTTGAGTATGCTCGATATAGCCATCAGTAAGCAGCTAGACTGCATAAAACTACCGGATGATTTTCCGGTGCATTTCACTTCAGAAATCTTCCGTGTGGGCGCGCTTAAAGCGATAGACGCTGAACTAACACAAGCTGAAGATGCAAAGTATCGTGTGCACCCTAAGTACTATTTCTCAATGAATGCCCAGCGTTTTAGCGTCGAGTTTTTAGCTGACTTACCTTGCTATAGTGATGAATACCTAGCCGAGTGTCGCCGCTTGGCAACACAAATTTATGCTATTCCGCGCCAAGAGGTAAACGAGCATCGAATCGTTTCAGGTGACAGGCTTGGATTCCATTACGAGCTCGCACTGCAACACCTTAAGCCTGATATGAAGATTATCGACATTGCCTGCGCCGATGGCTACGGCGTGAATATAATGTCTAGTCACCTGAAAGAGGTGCACGGAGCCGATTTAGACGAACTCAGTGTTGAATTTGCAAAGCAGAACAACAGTGCGGCTAATACCGAATATTTTGTCGAAGACATTACTAAGTTGTCATTTAGCGATGAGTCTTACGATGCGGTCACCAGCTTTGAAACCTTAGAGCATGTGCCTGAACATGAGTGCTTAAGTGAAATTAAGCGCGTACTGAAACCCGGCGGTGTATTAGTGCTAAGCACTCCTCAAAACAGCATTGGTCATATCCCTGTTAACTCATGTCATTTAATCGAATACTCACTAAACGAGTTACTGGCATTAGTGAATCAATACTTTATTGTCGTTAAAGTGATCGGTATTAAAGCTGGCATTATTTATGATGAAACAGACCCTTACGGCACCAATACTGTGCTTATCTGCGTAAAGCCTAATAACAAGGATTGA